In a genomic window of Amycolatopsis japonica:
- a CDS encoding glycosyltransferase family 4 protein, with amino-acid sequence MSALRIALLTYRGNPRSGGQGVYVRHLSRELAALGHRVEVLSGPPYPEVDEGVRLTKIPGLDLFAEPNPFRTPRPRELRDLPSWVEFLGMRRGGFPEPLAFSLRAARHLAKRRGEFDIVHDNQGLGYGMLHCGLPTLATIHHPIAVDRALKLATVSGREAARVARWYGFVEMQHRVARRLPALTVSRASRAAIGREMGVPEDRIHVVPLAADTRIFRPRPEIPRVPGRVVATASADEPLKGLEHLLAAWDRIEGELVIVGKPKPDGPAARALARLGPGADVRFVSGLTDDELARLLCSAEIACIPSLFEGFSLPAAEAMACGTPVVATTGGALPEVVGDAGILVPPGDVPALAEALTKVLGDEHLRADLAARGLATSGGLSWRRTAEETAAHYRRVLGRERAEC; translated from the coding sequence GTGAGCGCCCTGCGCATCGCGCTCCTGACCTACCGCGGAAACCCGCGCAGCGGCGGTCAGGGCGTGTACGTCCGGCATCTGAGCCGCGAACTCGCCGCGCTGGGACATCGCGTCGAGGTGCTGTCCGGGCCTCCCTACCCGGAGGTCGATGAGGGCGTGCGGCTGACGAAGATCCCGGGCCTCGACCTGTTCGCGGAGCCGAACCCCTTCCGGACCCCGCGGCCGCGCGAGCTGCGCGACCTGCCGTCGTGGGTGGAGTTCCTCGGCATGCGCCGCGGCGGATTCCCCGAACCCCTCGCGTTCTCCCTGCGTGCCGCGCGCCATCTCGCGAAGCGCCGGGGCGAGTTCGACATCGTCCACGACAACCAGGGACTCGGCTACGGGATGCTCCACTGTGGACTGCCGACGCTCGCCACGATCCACCATCCCATCGCCGTGGACCGGGCGCTGAAACTCGCGACCGTCAGCGGACGGGAGGCGGCGCGGGTCGCGCGGTGGTACGGCTTCGTGGAGATGCAGCACCGCGTCGCACGGAGGCTGCCCGCGCTGACCGTGTCGCGGGCATCGCGTGCGGCCATCGGCCGGGAGATGGGTGTTCCGGAGGACCGGATCCACGTCGTCCCGCTCGCCGCGGACACCCGGATCTTCCGGCCGCGGCCCGAGATCCCGCGCGTCCCCGGCCGGGTCGTGGCCACCGCGAGCGCGGACGAACCGTTGAAGGGGCTCGAACATCTGCTGGCGGCGTGGGACCGGATCGAAGGCGAACTGGTGATCGTCGGCAAACCGAAGCCCGACGGGCCGGCGGCGCGGGCACTCGCCCGGCTCGGTCCCGGCGCCGACGTCCGTTTCGTCAGCGGGCTGACCGACGACGAACTCGCGCGGCTGCTGTGTTCGGCCGAAATCGCTTGCATACCTTCGTTGTTCGAAGGGTTCTCGCTGCCGGCGGCCGAGGCCATGGCCTGCGGGACACCGGTCGTCGCGACGACCGGCGGGGCGCTGCCCGAAGTCGTGGGGGACGCGGGGATCCTGGTGCCGCCGGGCGACGTCCCCGCCCTCGCGGAAGCGCTCACCAAGGTCCTCGGCGACGAACACCTGCGCGCCGACCTCGCGGCCCGTGGCCTGGCGACGTCGGGCGGGCTGAGCTGGCGACGCACCGCCGAGGAGACCGCCGCGCACTACCGGCGCGTCCTCGGCCGGGAGCGTGCGGAATGCTGA
- a CDS encoding class I SAM-dependent methyltransferase: protein MLTVDFDRFPVGPGDRVLDLGCGDGRHAYEAYKRGADVVAADLDDTALKHVRDMFANLAEAGEAPGTASALAVRADALRLPFPSGSFTRVIVAETLEHIHADRAVLAEASRVLAPGGRLVATVPRWWPERICWLLSDAYHEVEGGHIRIYRRRELLGKLTEAGLRTTGGHHAHALHSPYWWLKCAVGPDEEHPLCALYHRFLVWDIMRSPRPVRFAEWALNPVLGKSLVVYARKP from the coding sequence ATGCTGACCGTCGATTTCGACCGGTTCCCCGTCGGCCCCGGCGACCGGGTGCTCGACCTCGGCTGCGGGGACGGCCGTCACGCGTACGAGGCTTACAAACGCGGCGCGGACGTGGTCGCCGCCGACCTCGACGACACCGCGCTCAAACACGTGCGGGACATGTTCGCCAACCTGGCAGAGGCGGGCGAGGCACCCGGCACGGCTTCGGCGCTGGCCGTCCGCGCGGACGCTCTCCGGTTGCCGTTCCCGAGCGGCTCCTTCACCCGGGTGATCGTCGCCGAGACCCTGGAACACATCCATGCCGACCGCGCGGTGCTCGCGGAGGCGAGCCGTGTGCTGGCGCCGGGCGGACGGTTGGTGGCGACCGTGCCGCGCTGGTGGCCGGAGCGGATCTGCTGGCTGCTCTCGGACGCGTATCACGAGGTCGAAGGCGGGCACATCCGGATCTACCGGCGCCGCGAGCTGCTCGGCAAGCTCACCGAGGCCGGGCTGCGGACAACCGGCGGCCATCACGCGCACGCCCTGCATTCGCCGTACTGGTGGCTGAAATGCGCGGTCGGCCCCGACGAGGAGCACCCCCTTTGCGCGCTGTACCACCGGTTCCTGGTCTGGGACATCATGCGGAGCCCCCGGCCGGTGCGGTTCGCCGAATGGGCGCTGAATCCGGTGCTAGGCAAGAGCCTCGTCGTCTACGCGCGCAAACCGTGA
- a CDS encoding prenyltransferase/squalene oxidase repeat-containing protein — translation MKATAATIAAVQWRDGGIPWEPGGHLDPWNHLEAAMGLDVAGLGSEAEAAYEWLLRNQRPDGSWAARYRDGRVDLSTMDTNFTAYVAVGTRHHFLRTGDHAWLDRMWPVVDKAVDAVLRRQQPSGAISWRDGPEVRLVAGCASIHHALTQALAIASVRGLDRPQWRVAAHRLRTALLGEPGLFAAKPHAMDWYYPVLGSVVTGADAAERLAAGWDRFVEPGLGVRCVHHEPWATGGETAELALTLATRGDRARATELLACLARLRHDDGSYWTGYQFADEEFWPDERTTWTSGAVLLATAALDGDPATCDVFGEHRV, via the coding sequence GTGAAGGCCACCGCCGCCACCATCGCGGCCGTGCAGTGGCGGGACGGCGGGATCCCCTGGGAGCCCGGCGGGCACCTCGATCCGTGGAATCACCTCGAAGCCGCGATGGGACTGGACGTCGCCGGGCTGGGGTCCGAGGCCGAAGCCGCGTACGAATGGCTGCTCCGCAACCAGCGCCCTGACGGATCCTGGGCGGCCCGGTACCGCGACGGCCGCGTCGACTTGTCCACTATGGACACGAACTTCACCGCGTACGTCGCGGTCGGGACCAGGCACCACTTCCTGCGGACCGGGGATCACGCCTGGCTGGACCGGATGTGGCCGGTCGTGGACAAGGCCGTCGACGCCGTCCTGCGGCGGCAGCAGCCGTCGGGCGCCATCTCCTGGCGCGACGGTCCCGAGGTCCGGCTGGTCGCGGGCTGCGCCAGCATCCACCACGCGCTGACGCAGGCGCTGGCGATCGCCTCCGTGCGGGGGCTGGACCGTCCACAATGGCGAGTCGCGGCGCACCGGCTGCGTACCGCCCTGCTCGGCGAGCCGGGGCTGTTCGCCGCGAAACCGCACGCGATGGATTGGTACTACCCGGTTCTGGGCTCCGTCGTCACCGGCGCCGACGCGGCGGAGCGGCTGGCGGCGGGCTGGGACCGGTTCGTCGAGCCCGGGCTCGGGGTGCGGTGCGTGCACCACGAGCCGTGGGCCACCGGCGGCGAGACGGCCGAACTGGCGCTCACCCTCGCCACTCGCGGTGACCGTGCCCGCGCGACTGAACTCCTCGCGTGCCTCGCCCGGCTACGCCACGATGACGGCTCGTACTGGACCGGCTATCAGTTCGCGGACGAGGAATTCTGGCCGGACGAACGCACCACGTGGACCTCGGGCGCGGTCCTTCTGGCGACCGCCGCCCTCGACGGCGACCCGGCCACCTGCGACGTCTTCGGCGAACACCGCGTTTAG
- the whiA gene encoding DNA-binding protein WhiA — MAMTAAVKDELSRLEITKIGPRRAEVASMLRFAGGLHIVAGRVVVEAELDTGSVARRLRKEIHELYGHQSDVHVISSSGLRKGTRYVVRVVKDGEGLARQTGLIDQRGRPVRGLPAAVVSGGVADAEAAWRGAFLAHGSLTEPGRSSSLEVTCPGPEAALALVGAARRMGIQAKSREVRGADRVVVRDGDAIGALLTRLGAHTSVLAWEERRMRREVRATANRLANFDDANLRRSARAAVAAAARVERALDILGESAPEHLLAAGKLRLSNRQASLEELGQLSDPQMTKDAVAGRIRRLLAMADKKAKEQGIPDTESAVTPDMLEEDEA; from the coding sequence ATGGCGATGACCGCCGCCGTGAAGGACGAGCTGAGCCGGCTGGAGATCACCAAGATCGGCCCGCGCCGCGCGGAGGTCGCGTCGATGCTGCGATTCGCGGGCGGGCTGCACATCGTGGCCGGCCGCGTCGTGGTGGAGGCCGAACTCGACACCGGTTCGGTGGCGAGGCGGCTGCGCAAGGAGATCCACGAACTGTACGGACACCAGTCCGACGTGCACGTCATTTCCTCCAGCGGCTTGCGCAAGGGCACGCGGTACGTCGTCCGGGTGGTCAAGGACGGCGAGGGGCTCGCCCGGCAGACCGGCCTGATCGACCAGCGCGGCCGCCCGGTGCGCGGGCTGCCCGCCGCCGTCGTGTCCGGTGGCGTCGCCGACGCGGAAGCCGCCTGGCGCGGCGCGTTCCTGGCGCACGGTTCACTCACCGAACCCGGTCGTTCGTCGTCGCTCGAGGTCACCTGTCCCGGTCCCGAGGCCGCGCTGGCGCTCGTCGGCGCCGCCCGGCGGATGGGCATCCAGGCCAAGTCGCGGGAGGTCCGCGGCGCGGACCGGGTCGTGGTGCGCGACGGTGACGCGATCGGTGCCCTGCTGACCCGGCTCGGCGCGCACACGAGCGTGCTCGCCTGGGAAGAGCGGCGGATGCGCCGCGAGGTGCGAGCCACCGCGAACCGGCTCGCGAACTTCGACGACGCCAACCTGCGGCGTTCGGCCCGCGCGGCCGTCGCGGCGGCGGCCAGGGTGGAGCGCGCGCTGGACATCCTCGGCGAATCCGCCCCGGAGCACCTGCTCGCCGCGGGCAAGCTGCGGCTGTCGAACCGGCAGGCCTCGCTGGAGGAACTGGGCCAGCTGTCCGATCCGCAGATGACCAAGGACGCCGTCGCCGGCCGGATCCGCCGCCTGCTGGCGATGGCCGACAAAAAGGCGAAGGAACAAGGCATTCCGGACACCGAATCGGCCGTCACCCCGGACATGCTGGAAGAAGACGAGGCCTGA
- a CDS encoding gluconeogenesis factor YvcK family protein has translation MAASSAPRAVALGGGHGLHATLTALRRVTSQVTAVVTVADDGGSSGRLRRELGLLPPGDLRQAFAAFAAEDGGTLWAEVFQHRFGGDGALAGHAVGNLLLAGLFEVLGDPVAALDEASRLMGISGRVLPMSPEPLEIQGEVSGLDAENPEALRRIRGQVAVATTPGQVHRISLHPTGQADRPPRGCAEAIEAVLDADVVFLGPGSWFTSVLPHLLVPDLHDALLRTDATKVVILNLIPQPGETAGFSPEKHLDVLFEHAPELRVDAVIADRDSVPSPARLRDAAGRLGARALLGAVADPVVTGRHDPDALAGCMRDALGLTGGGAEGMEGQRWR, from the coding sequence TTGGCCGCGAGTAGCGCACCGCGCGCGGTGGCACTGGGCGGCGGGCACGGCCTGCACGCCACCCTCACCGCCTTGCGCCGGGTGACCTCGCAGGTCACCGCCGTGGTCACCGTCGCGGACGACGGGGGCTCGTCCGGCAGGCTGCGCCGGGAACTGGGGCTGCTGCCGCCGGGCGACCTGCGGCAGGCCTTCGCCGCGTTCGCCGCCGAAGACGGCGGGACGTTGTGGGCGGAGGTGTTCCAGCACCGCTTCGGCGGTGACGGCGCGCTCGCCGGGCACGCGGTCGGGAACCTGTTGCTGGCCGGGTTGTTCGAGGTGCTCGGCGACCCGGTCGCCGCGCTCGACGAGGCGAGCAGGCTCATGGGCATCTCCGGCCGGGTTCTGCCGATGTCACCCGAACCGCTGGAGATCCAGGGCGAGGTTTCGGGGCTGGACGCCGAGAATCCCGAGGCGTTGCGGCGGATCCGCGGCCAGGTGGCGGTGGCGACGACCCCGGGGCAGGTGCACCGGATCAGTCTTCACCCGACCGGGCAGGCCGACCGCCCACCGCGTGGCTGTGCCGAGGCGATCGAGGCCGTGCTCGACGCGGACGTGGTGTTCCTCGGTCCGGGTTCGTGGTTCACGAGTGTGCTGCCGCATCTGCTGGTGCCGGATCTGCACGACGCGTTGCTCCGAACGGACGCCACGAAGGTTGTGATCCTCAACCTGATCCCCCAACCGGGGGAGACGGCGGGGTTCTCGCCGGAGAAGCATTTGGACGTACTCTTCGAACACGCCCCGGAATTACGGGTGGACGCGGTCATCGCGGACCGGGACTCGGTGCCCTCACCAGCCCGGTTGCGGGACGCGGCCGGGAGACTGGGCGCGCGGGCGTTGCTGGGGGCGGTGGCTGACCCGGTCGTGACGGGGCGGCATGATCCTGATGCGCTCGCGGGCTGTATGCGAGACGCTCTCGGTCTCACCGGGGGAGGAGCTGAAGGTATGGAGGGGCAGCGATGGCGATGA
- the rapZ gene encoding RNase adapter RapZ, whose product MEVAVVSGLSGAGRSTAAKCLEDLGWFVVDNLPPELIATMVELGAQARGAITKVAVVMDVRSRAFTDDLASVIKDLDARGYKPRVLFLEATDAVLVRRFEAVRRGHPMQGDGRLADGITAERTLLEPLREEADLVLDTSSLSVHDLRAKIEDAFGSEASTQTRVTVLSFGYKYGLPMDADLVMDVRFLPNPFWIPELRDHTGLEGEVRNYVLSQEGADEFLDRYHQLLRLIGAGYKREGKRYLTLAVGCTGGKHRSVAISEELAQRLSNEDGMAVKVVHRDLGRE is encoded by the coding sequence ATGGAGGTCGCGGTCGTTTCCGGTCTGTCCGGCGCCGGCCGCAGCACCGCCGCGAAATGCCTGGAGGACCTGGGCTGGTTCGTGGTGGACAACCTGCCGCCCGAGCTGATCGCGACCATGGTCGAGCTCGGCGCGCAGGCGCGGGGCGCGATCACCAAGGTCGCCGTGGTGATGGACGTGCGTTCGCGCGCGTTCACCGACGACCTGGCTTCGGTCATCAAGGACCTCGACGCCCGCGGGTACAAGCCGCGTGTCCTGTTCCTGGAGGCCACCGACGCGGTGCTGGTGCGCCGGTTCGAGGCCGTCCGCCGCGGCCACCCGATGCAGGGCGACGGCAGGCTCGCCGACGGCATCACCGCCGAGCGCACGCTGCTGGAGCCGCTGCGGGAAGAGGCCGACCTCGTGCTCGACACGTCGTCGCTTTCGGTGCACGATCTGCGCGCCAAGATCGAGGACGCCTTCGGTTCCGAGGCGAGCACGCAGACCAGGGTCACCGTGCTGTCGTTCGGCTACAAGTACGGCCTGCCGATGGACGCCGACCTGGTGATGGACGTCCGCTTCCTGCCGAACCCGTTCTGGATCCCGGAACTGCGCGACCACACCGGTCTCGAGGGCGAGGTCCGCAACTACGTGCTCAGCCAGGAAGGCGCGGACGAGTTCCTCGACCGCTACCACCAGTTGCTGCGCCTGATCGGCGCGGGCTACAAACGCGAGGGCAAGCGGTATCTGACGCTGGCCGTCGGCTGCACCGGCGGGAAGCACCGCAGCGTCGCCATCTCCGAGGAGCTCGCCCAGCGTCTGTCCAATGAGGACGGTATGGCCGTGAAGGTGGTGCACCGCGACCTTGGCCGCGAGTAG
- the uvrC gene encoding excinuclease ABC subunit UvrC, which produces MADPTTYRPSPGSIPDAPGVYKFRDATKRVIYVGKAKSLRSRLNSYFADITGLHPRTRQMVTTAASVEWTVVGTEVEALQLEYNWIKEFDPRFNVRYRDDKSYPVLAVTMNEEYPRLHVYRGARKKGVRYFGPYAHAWAIRETLDLLLRVFPARTCSAGVFKRHGQIGRPCLLGYIGKCSAPCVGKVSADEHREIVEDFCDFLAGRTDALIRRLEQEMAAASEELEFERAARLRDDLGALRRAMEKQAVVLGDGTDADVVAFAHDELEAAVQVFHVRGGRVRGQRGWVIDKAEEMDVKDLVDHFITQFYGEQAERADDPDGGSPVPREVLVPELPADAEALGEWLSGLRGSRVSLRVPQRGDKRALAETVTRNAGEAFTQHKLRRAGDLTARSAALAELQDYLALETAPLRIECVDISHIQGSDVVASLVVFEDGIPRKSEYRRFALREAAEEGDVASIAEVVRRRFSRYLKENAEGVDPDRPGIDPETGKPRKFAYAPNLLVVDGAGPQATAAADVLSELGVTDIAVVGLAKRLEEVWLPGDPDPVILPRTSDALYLLQRLRDEAHRFAIRYHREKRSKRMQVSALDGVPGLGQARRTALIKHFGSVKKLREARIEEIEAVPGFGRRTAEAVVAALAGETAAAAGESST; this is translated from the coding sequence GTGGCTGACCCGACCACCTACCGTCCCTCGCCGGGGAGCATCCCGGACGCCCCTGGCGTGTACAAATTTCGTGACGCCACGAAGAGGGTCATCTATGTCGGCAAGGCGAAAAGCCTCCGAAGCAGGCTGAACTCGTACTTCGCCGACATCACGGGCTTGCACCCGCGCACCCGCCAGATGGTGACGACGGCGGCGAGCGTCGAGTGGACCGTCGTGGGCACCGAGGTCGAGGCGCTCCAGCTCGAATACAACTGGATCAAGGAGTTCGACCCGCGGTTCAACGTCCGGTACCGCGACGACAAGAGCTACCCGGTCCTCGCCGTCACGATGAACGAGGAGTACCCGCGCCTGCACGTCTATCGCGGCGCGCGCAAGAAGGGCGTGCGGTACTTCGGGCCGTACGCGCACGCCTGGGCCATCCGCGAAACGCTCGATCTGCTGCTCCGGGTCTTCCCGGCGCGCACCTGCTCGGCGGGCGTCTTCAAACGGCACGGCCAGATCGGCAGGCCGTGCCTGCTCGGCTACATCGGGAAATGCTCCGCGCCGTGCGTCGGCAAGGTCTCCGCCGACGAGCACCGCGAGATCGTCGAGGACTTCTGCGACTTCCTCGCCGGCCGCACCGACGCGCTGATCCGCCGTCTGGAACAGGAAATGGCGGCAGCGTCCGAAGAGCTGGAGTTCGAGCGAGCCGCGCGGCTGCGTGACGATCTCGGCGCGCTGCGGCGCGCGATGGAGAAGCAGGCGGTCGTGCTCGGCGACGGCACCGACGCGGACGTCGTCGCCTTCGCCCACGACGAGCTCGAAGCCGCCGTCCAGGTCTTCCACGTGCGCGGCGGACGGGTCCGCGGGCAGCGCGGCTGGGTGATCGACAAGGCCGAAGAGATGGACGTCAAGGATCTCGTCGACCACTTCATCACGCAGTTCTACGGCGAACAGGCCGAACGCGCGGACGATCCCGACGGCGGCTCGCCGGTGCCGCGCGAGGTGCTCGTCCCCGAGTTGCCCGCCGACGCGGAAGCCCTGGGCGAATGGCTTTCCGGGCTGCGAGGGTCTCGGGTGAGCCTGCGGGTGCCGCAGCGCGGCGACAAACGCGCGCTCGCCGAAACCGTGACACGCAACGCAGGAGAGGCGTTCACCCAGCACAAACTGCGCCGCGCGGGCGACCTCACCGCGCGCTCGGCCGCGTTGGCGGAACTGCAGGACTACCTGGCGCTGGAAACCGCGCCGCTGCGTATCGAATGCGTCGACATCAGCCATATCCAGGGCAGCGACGTGGTCGCCTCGCTCGTGGTGTTCGAGGACGGTATCCCGCGCAAGTCCGAGTACCGGCGCTTCGCCTTGCGTGAGGCCGCGGAGGAAGGCGACGTCGCGTCGATCGCCGAAGTCGTCCGCCGCCGGTTTTCCCGGTATCTCAAGGAAAACGCCGAAGGAGTCGATCCGGACCGGCCGGGCATCGACCCGGAGACCGGCAAACCGCGCAAGTTCGCCTACGCGCCGAACCTGCTCGTCGTCGACGGCGCGGGCCCGCAGGCCACCGCCGCCGCGGACGTGCTCTCCGAACTGGGCGTCACCGACATCGCCGTGGTCGGCTTGGCGAAGCGGCTGGAGGAGGTGTGGCTCCCGGGCGATCCCGATCCGGTGATCCTGCCGCGCACCTCCGACGCGTTGTATCTGTTGCAGCGGCTGCGCGACGAGGCGCACCGCTTCGCCATCCGGTACCACCGCGAGAAGCGCTCCAAGCGGATGCAGGTGTCCGCATTGGACGGTGTGCCGGGGCTGGGGCAGGCTCGTCGTACCGCGCTGATCAAGCATTTCGGCTCGGTGAAGAAACTCCGCGAAGCGCGGATAGAGGAGATCGAGGCGGTGCCCGGCTTCGGCAGGCGCACCGCCGAAGCGGTCGTCGCGGCACTCGCAGGGGAGACAGCCGCGGCGGCGGGGGAGTCCAGTACGTGA
- a CDS encoding S1 family peptidase encodes MSRLRTLGAATLAAAALTMTAGAVASAGTPTGVQPNIVGGGTAPTVSWGAQVYVNTPGRQWDGFNCSGSVIAQRWVLTAKHCLDSDGTGMRVRVGSNQLQGGREIAVDRKVSSPAGSDISLLHLASDAGVTPITLASSNPSVGSTNQLYGWGRETPTGPPASALKVANVRVSGSSTDAYGGPAIQSVGINGSAWKGDSGGPQVSNGVQVGVASTVQNQSGSNIRGTNNYGSVASARSWIRSTTGV; translated from the coding sequence GTGAGCCGTCTTCGTACGCTGGGCGCCGCCACCCTCGCCGCCGCAGCCCTCACCATGACCGCGGGCGCCGTCGCCTCCGCGGGCACCCCCACCGGTGTCCAGCCCAACATCGTGGGCGGCGGCACCGCCCCCACCGTGAGCTGGGGCGCCCAGGTCTACGTCAACACCCCGGGCCGTCAGTGGGACGGGTTCAACTGCTCCGGCAGCGTCATCGCCCAGCGCTGGGTCCTGACCGCCAAGCACTGCCTCGACTCCGACGGCACCGGCATGCGGGTCCGCGTCGGCAGCAACCAGCTCCAGGGCGGCCGTGAGATCGCCGTCGACCGCAAGGTGTCCTCGCCCGCCGGCTCCGACATCTCGCTGCTGCACCTGGCCTCCGACGCCGGCGTCACGCCGATCACCCTGGCGAGCTCGAACCCGTCGGTCGGCAGCACCAACCAGCTCTACGGCTGGGGCCGCGAGACCCCGACCGGCCCGCCCGCCTCGGCGCTGAAGGTCGCCAACGTGCGCGTCAGCGGCAGCTCGACCGACGCCTACGGTGGCCCGGCCATCCAGAGCGTCGGCATCAACGGCTCCGCGTGGAAGGGCGACTCGGGCGGCCCCCAGGTCTCCAACGGCGTCCAGGTCGGTGTCGCTTCGACCGTGCAGAACCAGAGCGGCTCGAACATCCGCGGCACCAACAACTACGGCAGCGTCGCTTCGGCCCGCTCCTGGATCCGCTCGACCACCGGGGTCTGA
- a CDS encoding exodeoxyribonuclease III — MRIATWNVNSIGPRLPRVLEWLGSAQPDVLCLQELKCGTDAFPFDAVKELGYETAAYGIGRWNGVAILSRVGLEDVTRGLTGEPTFEDKTDARAIGATCGGLRLWSVYVPNGRDLENPHYGYKLAWLSALEATVREEQARGLPFAVLGDFNIAPTDADVWDIGVFAESTHVTEPERKALAALRDLGLSDVFPRPLKYDHPFTYWDYRAGNFPNNKGMRIDLVYADAVVAGAVTDSYVDREARKGKGPSDHAPIVVDLSL, encoded by the coding sequence ATGCGGATCGCGACCTGGAACGTGAACTCGATCGGGCCCCGGCTGCCGAGGGTGCTGGAGTGGCTCGGTTCGGCCCAGCCGGACGTGCTGTGCCTGCAGGAACTCAAATGCGGCACCGACGCCTTCCCCTTCGACGCGGTGAAGGAACTGGGCTATGAGACGGCGGCGTACGGCATCGGACGCTGGAACGGCGTCGCGATCCTGTCGCGCGTCGGGCTGGAAGACGTGACACGCGGGCTGACCGGCGAGCCCACCTTCGAGGACAAGACCGACGCGCGGGCCATCGGCGCCACCTGCGGCGGGCTGCGGCTGTGGTCGGTGTACGTGCCCAACGGGCGCGACCTGGAGAACCCGCACTACGGCTACAAACTCGCCTGGCTCTCCGCGCTGGAGGCGACGGTGCGGGAGGAGCAGGCGCGCGGCCTGCCGTTCGCGGTGCTCGGTGACTTCAACATCGCGCCGACCGACGCGGACGTCTGGGACATCGGCGTGTTCGCCGAATCGACGCACGTGACCGAACCGGAGCGGAAGGCGCTCGCCGCGCTGCGGGACCTCGGACTGTCCGACGTGTTCCCTCGGCCGCTGAAGTACGACCACCCGTTCACGTACTGGGACTACCGGGCCGGGAACTTCCCGAACAACAAGGGAATGCGGATCGACCTCGTGTACGCCGACGCCGTCGTGGCCGGCGCGGTGACGGATTCCTATGTGGACCGTGAGG